A portion of the Microlunatus phosphovorus NM-1 genome contains these proteins:
- a CDS encoding ATP-binding protein — MTAASAPALPVEVEQLMRQLKMPYARGLAPELFATAKAQRWEPVEIVKALLVEEVAGRSRSMLAHRRKAAGFPTGKTFAAWNPAISSIPAPTQQALQTLEWVHRRENLVVCGPSGTGKTFFLEALGQAVIETGRAVAWFTLEHLGGLVAAHRADDTVTKAVARILRAELVIIDDIGLLPVSHDAAEGLYRIVDAAYEKRSIALSSNLHPAGFDELMPKTLATATVDRLLHHAHICQTSGDSIRLTQALNGKGVMPLH; from the coding sequence ATGACCGCGGCATCCGCACCGGCGCTGCCGGTCGAGGTGGAGCAGCTGATGCGGCAGCTGAAGATGCCGTATGCCCGCGGGCTGGCGCCGGAGCTGTTCGCCACCGCCAAAGCGCAACGCTGGGAACCGGTCGAGATCGTCAAAGCCCTCCTGGTCGAAGAGGTCGCCGGCCGGAGCCGGTCGATGCTGGCGCATCGCCGGAAAGCCGCCGGGTTCCCCACCGGGAAGACCTTCGCCGCCTGGAACCCGGCGATCTCCTCCATCCCGGCACCGACCCAGCAGGCACTGCAAACCCTGGAATGGGTGCACCGGCGGGAGAACCTGGTGGTCTGCGGACCGTCCGGCACCGGCAAGACGTTCTTCCTCGAAGCCCTCGGCCAAGCCGTCATCGAAACCGGCCGAGCCGTGGCCTGGTTCACCCTGGAACACCTCGGCGGTCTCGTCGCCGCCCACCGCGCCGACGACACCGTCACCAAAGCCGTCGCCCGGATCCTGCGGGCCGAACTCGTGATCATCGATGACATCGGGCTACTCCCGGTGTCCCACGACGCCGCCGAAGGGCTCTACCGGATCGTCGACGCCGCCTACGAGAAACGCTCGATCGCGTTGTCGTCGAACCTCCACCCGGCCGGCTTCGACGAGCTGATGCCCAAAACCCTGGCCACCGCCACCGTCGACCGACTCCTCCATCACGCCCACATCTGCCAAACCAGCGGCGACTCGATCCGCCTCACCCAAGCCCTCAACGGCAAAGGAGTGATGCCCCTGCACTAA
- the istA gene encoding IS21 family transposase has protein sequence MKSDGEIMEILAAFDLTGSLRAAAELVGCSHHTVAAHVAARDAGRPVGAPARRAQVTDEYLDKIEEWVEASQGKVRADKVHEKLVAAGFAGSDRSTRRAVAEVKKAYRLGHARVHRPWVTEPGLWLQYDFGDGPVVSGRSGAVKTVLFVAWLAWSRFRVVIALRDKTQPSVIAALDRTFRLLGGVPTYVLTDNEKTVTVEHIAGVPVRNRKAVSFGRHYGATVLTCEPADPASKGGVEAAVKVSKADLVPTEVNLRDDYGSFAELEQACEEFMTVVNGRPHRVTRRAPAEMLTEEQTRLHRVPIEPHTVVFGLARRVPTNTPMVAFDHGQYSVPQQLLGEQVWVRVTGVGAAERIVIVHHGRSGPVEVARHIRATPGSPQIDDDHFGGPATKQPGRYTVRPRTEAEQAFLAIGDGAHVWLAEAAASGVQRIRAKMDAAVTMAKVAGNARVDWALGHAAVNGRFGWKDLSSILNAQQSAHLQTRRATETRSLSQGTAGWAKITNQQPPAGVDGEESR, from the coding sequence TTGAAGTCTGACGGAGAGATCATGGAAATTCTTGCTGCTTTCGATCTGACAGGGTCGTTGCGGGCGGCCGCGGAGTTGGTCGGCTGCTCGCATCACACCGTTGCGGCGCATGTCGCGGCCCGGGACGCGGGCCGGCCTGTCGGGGCACCGGCCCGCCGGGCCCAGGTCACCGATGAGTATCTGGACAAGATCGAGGAGTGGGTGGAGGCTTCGCAGGGCAAGGTCCGTGCCGACAAGGTGCACGAGAAGCTGGTGGCGGCGGGGTTTGCTGGGTCGGACCGCTCCACTCGGCGGGCGGTCGCAGAGGTGAAGAAGGCCTACCGGTTGGGCCACGCCCGGGTGCATCGGCCCTGGGTCACCGAGCCGGGGCTGTGGCTCCAGTACGACTTCGGCGACGGTCCCGTTGTCTCCGGTCGCAGTGGTGCGGTCAAGACAGTGTTGTTCGTGGCCTGGTTGGCGTGGTCACGGTTCCGGGTGGTGATCGCGTTGCGGGACAAGACGCAGCCGTCGGTGATTGCCGCGCTGGATCGGACGTTCCGGCTGCTGGGCGGGGTCCCGACGTATGTGTTGACCGACAACGAGAAGACGGTGACCGTCGAGCACATTGCCGGGGTGCCGGTGCGTAACCGGAAAGCGGTGTCGTTCGGCCGGCACTACGGGGCCACCGTGTTGACCTGTGAGCCGGCCGATCCGGCGTCGAAAGGCGGGGTCGAGGCGGCAGTCAAGGTCAGCAAGGCCGACCTGGTTCCGACCGAGGTCAACCTGCGCGACGACTACGGGTCCTTCGCCGAGCTCGAGCAGGCCTGCGAAGAGTTCATGACGGTGGTGAACGGCCGCCCGCATCGGGTGACCCGGCGGGCACCGGCCGAGATGCTGACCGAGGAACAGACCCGGCTGCACCGGGTGCCGATCGAGCCACACACGGTGGTGTTCGGGCTGGCACGCCGGGTGCCGACCAACACCCCGATGGTGGCCTTCGACCACGGCCAGTACTCGGTGCCGCAGCAGCTGCTCGGTGAACAGGTGTGGGTCCGCGTCACCGGCGTCGGCGCCGCCGAGCGGATCGTGATCGTGCATCACGGCCGGTCCGGGCCGGTCGAGGTGGCCCGCCACATCCGCGCCACCCCCGGGTCCCCGCAGATCGATGATGATCATTTCGGTGGGCCGGCGACCAAGCAGCCCGGCCGGTACACCGTGCGGCCACGCACTGAGGCGGAGCAGGCGTTCCTGGCCATCGGCGACGGTGCGCACGTGTGGCTGGCCGAGGCAGCCGCGTCCGGGGTGCAACGGATCCGGGCCAAGATGGACGCCGCGGTCACCATGGCCAAGGTCGCCGGCAATGCCCGGGTCGACTGGGCCTTGGGGCATGCGGCGGTGAACGGCCGGTTCGGCTGGAAAGACCTGTCCTCCATCCTGAACGCCCAACAGTCCGCTCACCTGCAGACTCGCCGGGCCACCGAGACCCGGTCGCTGTCCCAGGGCACCGCCGGCTGGGCCAAGATCACCAACCAGCAGCCCCCAGCCGGCGTCGACGGCGAGGAGTCCCGATGA
- a CDS encoding S66 family peptidase: MLPMVIRFPAPLSPGDTIAVTSPSSGVAERHRARLNFAVSTLEERGYKVIVGNCMDGATHVSAPAPDRAQELATFLTDPTVRAVIPPWGGETAIDLLPLLDWDAIAAADPTWFVGFSDISTLITPMTLLTGVATVHGNNLMDTPYRVPDGLITWLDIATRATGSTFTQTSPDRYRSAGWDDYIAHPEVSEFTLNDPGTWTRLDGSVGDVDVAGRLIGGCIETLCNVTGSPYADVPKFVSEHAPEGLLVYVEASDENAFNICRHLHGMRLAGFFDHANAVLVGRTRAADTPSLTQHEAVLDALGGLGVPIIGDIECGHVPPYMPIVNGALGHLRFGGGENSLAQTLA; this comes from the coding sequence ATGCTGCCTATGGTCATCCGCTTTCCCGCCCCGCTCTCGCCGGGCGACACCATCGCAGTCACCTCGCCGTCCAGCGGCGTAGCGGAGAGGCACCGGGCACGCCTCAACTTCGCGGTGTCGACTCTGGAGGAACGCGGCTACAAGGTCATCGTCGGCAACTGCATGGATGGCGCGACGCACGTGAGTGCCCCTGCGCCGGACCGGGCACAGGAACTGGCGACATTCCTCACCGACCCGACCGTACGGGCCGTCATTCCGCCGTGGGGCGGTGAGACCGCCATCGACCTGCTCCCGCTGCTGGACTGGGACGCCATCGCCGCAGCCGACCCCACATGGTTCGTCGGCTTCTCCGACATCTCAACTCTCATCACGCCGATGACGCTCCTCACCGGGGTTGCCACGGTGCACGGCAACAACCTCATGGACACGCCCTATCGCGTCCCCGACGGCCTGATCACGTGGCTCGACATCGCGACACGGGCGACTGGCAGCACCTTCACCCAGACCTCACCCGACCGCTACCGGAGCGCCGGTTGGGACGACTACATCGCCCACCCTGAGGTATCCGAGTTCACGCTGAACGACCCCGGCACGTGGACCCGGCTCGACGGCAGTGTGGGCGACGTGGACGTGGCAGGTCGCCTCATCGGCGGGTGCATTGAAACGCTGTGCAACGTCACCGGCTCGCCCTACGCGGACGTGCCCAAGTTCGTCAGTGAGCACGCACCCGAAGGACTCCTGGTCTATGTCGAGGCGTCCGACGAAAACGCATTCAACATCTGCCGCCACCTCCACGGCATGCGGCTCGCAGGCTTCTTCGACCATGCCAACGCGGTGCTCGTCGGACGCACTCGCGCCGCCGACACACCATCCCTCACCCAGCACGAGGCCGTCCTCGACGCACTCGGTGGCCTCGGTGTTCCCATCATCGGCGACATCGAGTGCGGACACGTCCCGCCGTACATGCCCATCGTCAACGGAGCCCTCGGCCACCTCCGCTTCGGAGGCGGAGAGAACTCACTAGCGCAGACTCTGGCATAG
- a CDS encoding PIG-L deacetylase family protein, with translation MSSGAMGGLLPAVPEDWHTALAVVAHPDDIEYGSASAIARWTAQGKAISYLLASRGEAGIDAIDPIDAAPLREQEERTGARAVGVETVEFLDHRDGVIENSIALRREITRAIRTHRPEVLITGNYEVKMPNGMTNQADHRAVGLATLDAARDAGNRWIFPELIEEEGLQPWGGVRFVMVAGASTPTHGVEVTGEALQRGIESLRAHAQYTSGLGRASFDPAPFLSWFATQGGGAMGVSSAVLFDLHWIIPPGPPPWVRT, from the coding sequence ATGAGCTCGGGGGCGATGGGTGGACTGCTTCCTGCGGTGCCGGAGGACTGGCACACCGCACTCGCCGTGGTGGCGCACCCCGACGACATCGAGTACGGATCGGCGTCGGCGATCGCCCGCTGGACGGCACAGGGCAAGGCGATCAGCTATTTGCTGGCCAGTCGCGGAGAGGCCGGCATCGACGCCATCGATCCCATCGACGCCGCGCCGTTGCGGGAGCAGGAAGAGCGCACCGGTGCACGCGCCGTGGGTGTCGAGACCGTGGAGTTCCTGGATCACCGCGATGGCGTGATCGAGAACAGCATCGCGTTGCGCCGGGAGATCACGCGAGCCATCCGAACTCACCGGCCGGAGGTGCTGATCACCGGCAACTACGAAGTGAAGATGCCCAACGGCATGACCAACCAGGCCGACCATCGTGCCGTCGGCCTGGCCACGTTGGATGCGGCTCGGGACGCGGGCAACCGCTGGATCTTTCCCGAGCTGATCGAGGAGGAGGGTCTGCAGCCGTGGGGTGGGGTGCGATTCGTCATGGTCGCCGGCGCGAGTACGCCTACTCACGGTGTGGAGGTCACCGGTGAGGCATTGCAACGGGGGATCGAGTCGTTGCGGGCCCACGCGCAGTACACCAGTGGTCTTGGCCGCGCCAGCTTCGACCCGGCGCCCTTTCTCAGCTGGTTCGCCACCCAGGGTGGTGGGGCCATGGGTGTGTCGTCGGCGGTGCTCTTTGACCTGCACTGGATCATTCCGCCCGGCCCACCGCCGTGGGTACGAACCTGA
- a CDS encoding RtcB family protein, translated as MIMVEQLTPKLMNWASILDPQTRAQAELAATMPFIHPHIALMPDAHLGKGATVGSVLPTVGAIIPAAVGVDIGCGMVAVRTQLTSAAFTDDLARLRKSIEEAIPLSAGRYNHELTDGAAVRVAELEQRADRRGFDPAGYAANWRLQLGSLGSGNHFIEVTADETDAVWLFLHSGSRGIGNKIATHHIKIATRLCQQWWIQLPDPDLAYLVEGTREFDRYLAELTWAQQFALLNREEMMDRVLDCVRQWLGGPVEELERINCHHNFTARERHFGKDVWLSRKGAIEATEGKPGLIPGSMGTASYVVVGKGNPVSLNSSPHGAGRAYSRSKARKTFTQEDLRAAMKGIEYRDTAAFIDEIPAAYKDIDQVMADADGLVEVRHTLHQLVNVKGD; from the coding sequence ATGATCATGGTGGAGCAGCTGACGCCCAAGCTGATGAACTGGGCGTCCATTCTGGACCCGCAGACTCGCGCGCAGGCGGAACTGGCGGCCACCATGCCGTTCATCCACCCGCACATCGCACTGATGCCCGATGCACATCTGGGCAAGGGTGCCACCGTAGGGTCCGTGCTCCCGACCGTCGGCGCGATCATCCCCGCCGCTGTCGGCGTCGACATCGGCTGCGGCATGGTCGCAGTCCGTACGCAGCTGACCAGCGCGGCGTTCACCGATGATCTGGCACGGCTGCGGAAGTCGATCGAGGAGGCGATCCCGTTGTCTGCGGGCCGGTACAACCACGAGCTGACCGACGGCGCAGCCGTCCGGGTTGCCGAGCTCGAGCAGCGCGCCGACCGGCGGGGTTTCGACCCGGCCGGCTACGCCGCCAACTGGCGGCTGCAGCTGGGCAGTCTGGGCTCGGGCAATCACTTCATCGAGGTGACTGCCGACGAGACCGACGCCGTCTGGTTGTTCCTGCACTCGGGGTCCCGGGGTATCGGCAACAAGATCGCGACGCACCACATCAAGATCGCCACCCGGCTCTGCCAGCAGTGGTGGATCCAGCTGCCCGATCCCGATCTGGCCTACCTGGTGGAGGGGACTCGGGAGTTCGACCGCTATCTCGCCGAGCTCACCTGGGCACAGCAGTTCGCACTGCTCAACCGGGAGGAGATGATGGATCGCGTTCTCGACTGCGTACGGCAGTGGCTGGGCGGTCCGGTCGAGGAGCTGGAGCGGATCAACTGCCACCACAACTTCACCGCGCGAGAGCGGCACTTCGGCAAGGACGTGTGGCTGTCCCGGAAGGGCGCCATCGAGGCCACCGAGGGCAAGCCGGGGCTGATTCCCGGATCGATGGGCACGGCGAGTTATGTCGTGGTGGGCAAGGGCAATCCGGTCTCGCTCAACTCCTCACCGCATGGTGCAGGGCGGGCGTACTCGCGGTCGAAGGCACGCAAGACCTTCACCCAGGAGGATCTGCGGGCGGCGATGAAGGGTATCGAGTATCGGGACACCGCTGCCTTCATCGACGAGATCCCCGCGGCCTACAAGGACATCGACCAGGTGATGGCCGATGCCGACGGCCTGGTCGAGGTACGCCACACCCTGCACCAGTTGGTCAATGTGAAGGGCGATTGA
- a CDS encoding four-carbon acid sugar kinase family protein — protein sequence MTDDRTPTVEPVALEQLLAELPPELEVGTNLEAILGGRRLVALDDDPTGTQSIADLPVLTSWTVDDCRWALRQPTAGFFVLTNTRSLAEADAAERNREIVAALDEASRLEAVPYVLLSRSDSTLRGYYPLETDVLAEELSARGTGTDGVVISPAYIEPGRITINSVHWSKIAAGMIPVAQSEFAKDASFGYSSSDLRDWVEEKTGGRISRDDVAAITIADIREGGPDRVQEILSGLHDGQPVVVDTTCDADLHVVVLALLRAEDAGQRFIYRTGPSFVRARTGQVATPPIDAERLRAIIAAQPRDPEDRRPSSSRGLIAIGSHVGLTTRQLDRLRGTGKIIELELDVPTLLNPEARDAHVSAVALEAARLLQSDDSDADIVVRTSRTLIKGTDADDSLVIARSVSSALVGTVREIVSQVRPAFVVAKGGITSSDTATEGLSIRRAWTRGTMLPGIVSLWEPVSGPAQGIPYIVFAGNVGDDEALATVVATLRSV from the coding sequence GTGACCGACGACCGTACGCCCACCGTCGAGCCGGTGGCGCTGGAGCAACTGCTCGCCGAGTTGCCGCCGGAGCTCGAGGTGGGCACGAATCTCGAGGCCATCCTGGGTGGCCGGCGGCTGGTGGCGCTCGACGATGACCCGACCGGGACGCAGAGCATCGCCGATCTGCCGGTGCTGACCAGCTGGACGGTGGACGACTGCCGCTGGGCGCTGCGACAGCCGACGGCCGGCTTCTTCGTGCTCACCAACACCCGCAGCCTGGCCGAGGCGGACGCGGCCGAGCGAAACCGGGAGATCGTCGCGGCCCTGGACGAGGCATCTCGGTTGGAAGCGGTGCCCTACGTGCTGCTCAGCCGGAGCGACTCCACCCTGCGCGGCTACTACCCGCTGGAGACAGACGTGCTCGCCGAGGAGCTGAGCGCACGGGGGACCGGCACCGACGGGGTGGTGATCTCGCCGGCCTACATCGAGCCGGGTCGGATCACGATCAACAGCGTGCACTGGTCCAAGATCGCTGCAGGCATGATCCCGGTGGCGCAGAGCGAGTTCGCCAAGGACGCCAGCTTCGGCTACTCCAGCTCGGATCTGCGGGACTGGGTCGAGGAGAAGACCGGCGGCCGGATCAGCCGTGACGACGTCGCCGCGATCACCATCGCCGATATCCGAGAAGGCGGACCGGACCGGGTGCAGGAGATCCTGTCCGGGTTGCATGACGGGCAGCCGGTGGTGGTCGACACGACCTGCGACGCCGATCTGCATGTCGTGGTGCTCGCGCTGCTGCGGGCCGAGGACGCCGGCCAGCGGTTCATCTATCGCACCGGGCCGTCGTTCGTCCGAGCCCGCACCGGCCAGGTCGCAACGCCGCCGATCGATGCCGAGCGGCTGCGGGCGATCATCGCCGCCCAGCCACGCGATCCGGAGGATCGACGCCCCAGTTCCTCGCGTGGTCTGATCGCGATCGGGTCGCACGTCGGCCTGACCACCCGGCAGCTCGACCGACTCCGTGGCACCGGGAAGATCATCGAGCTGGAGCTGGACGTGCCGACCTTGCTGAATCCCGAGGCACGCGACGCGCACGTCAGCGCGGTGGCACTCGAAGCTGCCCGGCTGCTGCAGTCCGACGATTCGGATGCCGACATCGTGGTGCGGACCAGCCGGACCCTGATCAAAGGCACTGACGCCGACGACAGTCTGGTGATCGCCCGCAGTGTGAGCAGCGCCCTGGTCGGTACGGTGCGCGAGATCGTGAGCCAGGTCCGGCCGGCGTTCGTGGTGGCCAAGGGCGGCATCACCTCCTCCGACACGGCCACCGAGGGTCTGTCGATCCGGCGTGCCTGGACCCGCGGGACGATGCTGCCCGGCATCGTCTCGTTGTGGGAGCCGGTCTCCGGGCCGGCCCAGGGCATCCCGTACATCGTCTTTGCCGGCAATGTCGGTGATGACGAGGCGCTGGCCACCGTCGTAGCAACGCTGCGCTCGGTCTGA
- a CDS encoding VIT1/CCC1 transporter family protein, translating to MADGSIWRAVRRQLTGQRIQSWVVDANDGIIATAGLLEGFAGAGADDLLLITAASAATIAGALSAGGAKWAEAAAERDSQLATIAYETQKLAANPDEELAELTSYYVDKGLSEDLARDVAEQLSAVDPLAAQLQTEYGIDEIPPARAPILAGISAGLSFAVGASIPLLITTLAPISLDAVALLIAVVVSLTLTSIIAAKSSYMSAPRTILRSLIVGLGTMGISFLAGSVLLPPAD from the coding sequence ATGGCGGATGGGTCGATCTGGCGAGCGGTCCGGCGGCAGCTGACCGGTCAGCGGATCCAGAGCTGGGTGGTGGACGCGAACGACGGGATCATCGCGACGGCCGGCCTGCTCGAGGGATTTGCCGGGGCGGGCGCGGATGACCTGCTGCTGATCACCGCTGCGTCGGCGGCCACTATCGCCGGCGCTCTCAGCGCCGGCGGTGCCAAATGGGCCGAAGCCGCCGCCGAGCGGGACAGCCAGCTCGCCACGATCGCGTACGAGACGCAGAAGCTGGCCGCGAACCCGGACGAGGAACTCGCCGAACTCACCAGCTACTACGTCGACAAGGGACTGAGCGAGGATCTTGCCCGCGATGTTGCCGAGCAGCTCAGCGCCGTCGATCCGCTGGCTGCCCAGTTGCAGACCGAATACGGTATCGACGAGATCCCACCGGCCCGAGCTCCCATCCTCGCCGGCATCAGCGCGGGGCTGTCCTTCGCGGTGGGAGCCAGTATTCCGTTGCTCATCACGACCTTGGCCCCGATCAGCCTGGACGCCGTCGCCTTGCTGATCGCCGTCGTGGTCTCCTTGACCCTGACCTCGATCATTGCGGCCAAGTCCTCGTACATGTCCGCGCCACGGACCATCCTGCGCTCGTTGATCGTGGGTCTGGGCACCATGGGCATCAGCTTCCTCGCCGGCTCGGTGCTGCTGCCCCCCGCCGACTGA
- a CDS encoding ATP-binding protein produces the protein METDHEIDLIVEGEDRKVVALEVKLSESVGDQDVRHLNWLHNHIGDRLADRVLVTTGDFAYRRPDGVAVVPLALLGP, from the coding sequence ATGGAAACCGATCACGAGATCGACCTCATCGTCGAGGGGGAAGACCGCAAGGTCGTCGCCCTCGAAGTCAAGCTGAGCGAGTCGGTTGGCGACCAGGATGTTCGGCATCTCAATTGGCTGCACAATCACATAGGTGACCGTCTTGCCGACAGGGTGCTCGTCACGACCGGTGACTTCGCCTATCGACGACCCGACGGCGTCGCGGTGGTGCCGCTTGCACTACTCGGCCCCTGA
- a CDS encoding universal stress protein, producing MSVVVAHQASSIGHVALQEAAKEANLRQTTMAVIHVAEGVDLDVIEAHKAGLSDEIAKVLAEVDQDSVEWTLQVTTGDDVAEAIFDAFADTDVELLVIGARRRSPVGKLILGSVTQTIILNADVPVLVVKD from the coding sequence ATGAGCGTTGTCGTCGCACACCAGGCATCCAGCATCGGTCACGTGGCCCTGCAGGAGGCGGCGAAAGAGGCCAATCTGCGCCAGACGACGATGGCAGTGATCCACGTCGCCGAAGGCGTCGACCTCGATGTCATCGAGGCGCACAAGGCCGGACTCAGCGACGAGATCGCCAAGGTGCTGGCCGAGGTCGATCAGGACAGTGTCGAGTGGACGCTTCAGGTGACCACCGGCGACGACGTGGCTGAGGCCATCTTCGATGCGTTCGCCGATACCGACGTCGAACTGCTGGTGATCGGGGCTCGTCGCCGAAGCCCGGTCGGCAAGCTGATCCTCGGCAGTGTCACCCAGACCATCATCTTGAATGCCGATGTGCCGGTGCTGGTGGTGAAGGACTGA
- a CDS encoding NAD(P)-dependent oxidoreductase — MSAESKTHIAVIGLGAMGLPMATHLATAFTVTGFDPFEPRRELAEQGGVTASETPSAASRDADIALLAVRDQAQAEAALFGPDGVLESIRPGAAVILTSTIGPDGARALADRLAEAGHPMVDAPISGGPLRAGTGDLLIVVGASEEALAATQSVLDHLSSTLTIVGSRAGDGQALKTINQLLAGIHIVATAEAVALARGLGLDPAVVIDALSQGAAGSFMLTDRGPRMLQAYTGGAEVRSRIDIFTKDMGIVTSVGKGARVPLPLSAAAQQLFMIAEAAGLGAADDSSVVTVLSPNQAAADS; from the coding sequence ATGTCAGCTGAATCGAAGACTCATATTGCCGTCATCGGCCTGGGGGCCATGGGCCTGCCGATGGCGACCCATCTCGCCACCGCGTTCACGGTGACCGGTTTCGATCCGTTCGAGCCGCGGAGGGAGTTGGCCGAGCAGGGCGGCGTCACGGCCTCGGAGACCCCAAGCGCGGCGAGCCGGGACGCGGACATCGCCTTGCTGGCGGTACGTGATCAGGCTCAGGCCGAAGCGGCGCTGTTCGGTCCCGACGGGGTGCTGGAGTCAATCCGGCCCGGCGCCGCGGTGATTCTCACTTCGACGATCGGACCGGATGGGGCGCGAGCACTGGCGGATCGGCTGGCGGAGGCCGGCCACCCGATGGTGGACGCGCCGATCAGCGGTGGCCCCCTGCGGGCCGGCACCGGTGATCTGCTGATTGTGGTCGGCGCAAGTGAGGAAGCGTTGGCGGCTACCCAGTCGGTGCTGGACCACCTCTCCTCGACGCTGACCATCGTCGGCTCTCGCGCCGGGGACGGACAGGCGCTGAAGACGATCAATCAGCTGCTGGCCGGGATCCACATCGTCGCCACCGCGGAAGCGGTGGCCTTGGCCCGTGGGCTGGGCCTGGATCCGGCGGTGGTGATCGATGCGCTGTCCCAGGGCGCGGCCGGTTCCTTCATGCTCACCGACCGTGGTCCGCGGATGTTGCAGGCCTATACGGGCGGAGCGGAGGTCAGATCGCGGATCGACATCTTCACCAAGGACATGGGCATCGTCACCTCCGTCGGCAAGGGCGCCCGCGTACCGCTGCCGCTCTCCGCCGCCGCGCAGCAGCTGTTCATGATCGCCGAGGCCGCCGGATTGGGCGCCGCCGACGACTCCAGCGTGGTCACGGTCCTGTCACCCAATCAGGCGGCGGCCGACTCCTGA
- a CDS encoding NCS2 family permease yields the protein MTGASADSQTDAKPVGGFDRYFGITAHGSTMRTEIRAGFTTWLTMSYVLFVNPQVLSNAIDVPNGFNQLLTSTCLAAAFGSLAMGIIARYPFAQAPGMGLNAFFAFTVVGAMGFPWQTALGAVFISGVLFVVLSAAGARQAIVKAIPLSLKFAITAGIGAFLALLGLKAAGIVVGNEATLVALGSLENPNAWVAIIGLLGTSVLMYKKVKGAILYGIIGTSLIAILTRAHVYVGADGKPAAFQGFADGIIGVPVWPRDLIGHLDIGAALGVGLFSVVFTFFFVDFFDATGTLTGLAQRAGYLDADGDMPRARLTFSMDGLAAMFGAFVGTSTTTAYVESASGIEEGGKTGVTASTVGVLFILSTFLWPIAGAVPGAATAPALILVGALMMQAVRHIDWKDLSEGVPAFLTVIVMPLTFSIANGVSFGVIAYCVIKLLSGEGKKVSPILYVVAALLIARYVFLAE from the coding sequence ATGACCGGTGCTTCCGCTGACTCGCAGACCGACGCCAAGCCGGTCGGTGGGTTCGACCGCTACTTCGGCATCACCGCGCACGGCTCGACCATGCGCACCGAGATCCGTGCAGGTTTCACGACCTGGCTCACCATGAGCTACGTCCTGTTCGTCAACCCGCAGGTGCTGTCGAACGCCATCGACGTGCCGAACGGCTTCAATCAGCTGCTGACCAGCACCTGTCTCGCCGCGGCCTTCGGCTCCCTGGCGATGGGGATCATCGCGCGTTACCCGTTCGCTCAGGCGCCCGGCATGGGGCTGAACGCCTTCTTCGCGTTCACGGTCGTCGGTGCCATGGGTTTCCCCTGGCAGACGGCCCTGGGCGCGGTGTTCATCTCGGGCGTGCTGTTCGTGGTGCTCAGTGCCGCGGGAGCACGACAGGCGATCGTCAAGGCCATCCCGCTCAGCCTGAAGTTCGCCATCACCGCGGGCATCGGTGCCTTCCTGGCTCTCCTCGGGCTCAAGGCCGCGGGCATCGTGGTCGGCAACGAGGCCACGCTGGTCGCCCTCGGTTCCCTGGAGAACCCGAACGCGTGGGTGGCGATCATCGGACTCCTCGGCACCTCGGTGCTGATGTACAAGAAGGTCAAGGGCGCCATCCTGTACGGGATCATCGGCACCTCGCTGATCGCGATCCTCACCCGGGCACATGTCTATGTCGGCGCCGATGGGAAGCCAGCGGCCTTTCAGGGCTTCGCTGACGGCATCATCGGCGTACCGGTCTGGCCGCGCGACCTGATCGGTCACCTGGACATCGGCGCCGCGCTCGGCGTCGGGCTGTTCAGTGTCGTCTTCACCTTCTTCTTCGTCGACTTCTTCGACGCCACCGGCACCTTGACCGGGCTGGCGCAGCGGGCCGGCTATCTCGATGCCGACGGCGATATGCCCCGGGCCCGGCTGACCTTCTCGATGGACGGCTTGGCGGCGATGTTCGGTGCGTTCGTGGGCACGTCGACGACGACCGCGTACGTGGAGAGCGCCTCCGGCATCGAGGAGGGTGGCAAGACGGGTGTGACCGCCAGCACGGTCGGCGTCTTGTTCATCCTCTCGACCTTCCTCTGGCCCATCGCCGGCGCCGTGCCCGGTGCCGCCACCGCGCCGGCCCTGATCCTGGTCGGTGCGCTGATGATGCAGGCAGTCAGGCATATCGACTGGAAGGACCTGTCCGAGGGCGTACCGGCCTTCTTGACGGTGATCGTGATGCCGCTGACCTTCTCGATCGCCAACGGTGTCAGCTTCGGGGTGATCGCCTATTGCGTGATCAAGCTGCTCTCCGGCGAGGGCAAGAAGGTGAGCCCGATCCTGTACGTGGTCGCTGCCCTCTTGATCGCGCGGTACGTCTTCCTGGCGGAGTGA